The Sporosarcina ureae genome includes a region encoding these proteins:
- a CDS encoding YkuS family protein: protein MAKIAVEVPFDDVKKALEEKGHEVKMFASDEHLSGYDMGVVRALSDVNIDQFDFPVVSIEGNSVQDIVEDVEKRLHR from the coding sequence ATGGCGAAAATAGCAGTAGAAGTACCATTTGATGACGTGAAAAAAGCATTAGAAGAAAAAGGACATGAGGTGAAGATGTTCGCAAGTGATGAACATCTAAGCGGCTATGACATGGGCGTTGTACGTGCACTAAGCGATGTCAATATCGACCAATTCGACTTCCCGGTAGTGAGCATTGAAGGCAATTCCGTACAAGACATTGTAGAAGATGTTGAAAAACGATTACATCGCTAA
- a CDS encoding NUDIX hydrolase: MLKFEDLQGANVELTFGPNPHHIESRHVLVMIKHDDHWLLTKHRIRGMEFPGGKAEPGETIEQAAIRETMEETGVTIDNVHSFAEYVVFTDPPFCKAVFTGDIIHVEKDFTLMETEGAVWMTDTELDACTELSFHMKDRGMGELRKWVEANDGTN; encoded by the coding sequence TTGCTGAAATTTGAAGATTTGCAGGGAGCCAATGTCGAATTGACTTTCGGACCCAATCCACATCATATCGAATCCCGACATGTTCTCGTTATGATTAAGCACGATGATCACTGGTTATTAACCAAACATCGAATTCGAGGCATGGAGTTCCCAGGTGGAAAGGCAGAGCCGGGAGAGACAATTGAACAAGCTGCCATTCGGGAAACAATGGAAGAGACAGGAGTCACCATAGATAATGTCCATTCATTTGCGGAGTACGTCGTATTTACTGATCCACCGTTCTGCAAAGCTGTTTTCACAGGAGATATCATACATGTGGAAAAAGACTTTACATTAATGGAAACTGAAGGAGCGGTGTGGATGACAGACACTGAACTTGACGCCTGTACGGAACTTAGTTTCCATATGAAAGACCGCGGAATGGGTGAACTAAGGAAGTGGGTGGAAGCGAATGATGGAACAAACTGA
- the metK gene encoding methionine adenosyltransferase, with translation MTNRRLFTSESVTEGHPDKMCDQISDAILDAILIEDPNARVACETSITTGLVLVMGEITTTTYVDIPKVVRDTVKEIGYVRAKYGFDYETSAVLTSIDEQSPEIAASVNVALEAREGSMSDEELDAIGAGDQGLMFGYACNETPELMPLPISLSHKLAHRLAQARKEELITYLRPDGKTQVTVEYDQDNNPVRIDTIVISTQHHPEATLEQIEKDIKKVVIDAVVPKNLLDEHTKYFINPTGSFVVGGPQGDSGLTGRKIIVDTYGGYARHGGGAFSGKDATKVDRSASYAARYVAKNIVAAGLAEHCEVQLAYAIGVASPVSISINTFDTGKLSETQLVEFVRELFDLRPAGIIKMLDLRRPIYKQTAAYGHFGRTDIELPWEQTDKVEALKERASKVRVEQ, from the coding sequence ATGACAAATCGTCGACTGTTTACATCAGAATCAGTTACAGAAGGCCATCCTGACAAGATGTGCGACCAAATCTCAGATGCAATTTTAGATGCAATCCTAATAGAGGATCCAAATGCACGTGTGGCATGTGAAACGAGCATCACGACTGGACTCGTATTAGTAATGGGAGAAATCACTACGACAACGTATGTGGATATTCCAAAAGTCGTTCGTGATACGGTAAAGGAAATCGGGTATGTTCGTGCGAAATATGGCTTCGATTACGAAACGTCCGCTGTGCTTACATCTATTGACGAACAATCACCTGAAATCGCTGCAAGTGTCAACGTGGCACTCGAGGCACGTGAAGGTTCTATGTCAGATGAAGAATTAGATGCAATCGGTGCAGGAGACCAAGGTCTAATGTTTGGATATGCATGTAATGAAACACCGGAATTAATGCCTTTACCAATTAGCCTTTCTCATAAATTGGCACATCGCTTGGCACAAGCTCGTAAAGAAGAGCTGATTACGTATTTACGTCCTGACGGAAAAACACAAGTAACGGTAGAATACGATCAAGATAATAATCCCGTGCGGATTGACACAATCGTTATTTCTACACAACATCACCCTGAAGCGACACTCGAGCAAATCGAGAAGGATATTAAGAAGGTTGTCATTGATGCAGTAGTGCCAAAAAACCTATTGGATGAGCATACTAAATACTTCATTAATCCTACTGGCAGCTTTGTTGTGGGTGGACCTCAAGGAGACTCCGGTCTGACTGGACGTAAAATCATCGTCGACACGTACGGTGGATATGCCCGTCATGGTGGCGGTGCGTTCTCAGGAAAAGACGCTACAAAAGTAGACCGTTCGGCTTCTTATGCAGCACGCTATGTTGCAAAGAATATCGTGGCAGCAGGACTTGCTGAGCACTGTGAAGTTCAGCTAGCGTACGCTATTGGAGTAGCGAGCCCAGTGTCGATCTCAATCAATACATTCGACACAGGTAAACTTTCCGAGACTCAATTAGTGGAGTTCGTACGTGAATTATTTGACCTACGTCCAGCAGGAATCATCAAAATGCTTGACTTGCGTCGTCCAATTTACAAACAAACCGCAGCATACGGTCACTTCGGCCGCACTGACATCGAATTGCCATGGGAGCAGACGGATAAAGTGGAAGCATTGAAAGAACGCGCTAGTAAGGTACGTGTGGAACAATAA
- a CDS encoding transposase yields the protein MTEEKYPMYISLNHKMVLTDPHASTWEYKVEVTREAYPVFEKLFSQMEQLEFQNFLRSHLPYIPYHYDQDNDKVDVRLKKVFALIHEYTDDESKRFIEQLPLFR from the coding sequence ATGACAGAAGAAAAATATCCGATGTATATATCACTTAATCACAAAATGGTTCTCACCGATCCTCACGCTTCGACATGGGAATACAAAGTAGAAGTTACAAGAGAAGCATATCCCGTATTCGAAAAATTATTTTCTCAAATGGAACAGCTGGAATTTCAAAACTTTTTGCGGTCCCATTTACCGTATATTCCATATCACTATGACCAAGACAATGATAAAGTGGACGTACGCTTGAAGAAGGTCTTCGCCTTGATTCATGAATACACCGATGATGAGTCTAAACGTTTTATCGAGCAACTGCCGCTATTTCGTTGA
- a CDS encoding MFS transporter, with amino-acid sequence MIKLILTAPSLFIIPFTFVSSWLTSKIPKRTVALIGLFIYVIAGVGAQFTNTIEMLLALRFVLGAGVGLVMPLGITLISDNFRGREQVKMMGYNSAFSNFGGIVTMMLAGYLAAISWRAPFNVYLIGVVIFIMVFLFLPKDTPLTQDKSIQRSKMPLMVFGYAAASAGIMLVYYSVATNMALYLEQSDIGGSALAGTVISFTTVGGMITSLTLIQLQDILKSYIMPISIFLMGLAFTGLALSHSVPLILACTCIIGFGQGILFPMINVKALSLVNPLHSDRVIAIVSSSIFIGQFSSPLLLDGIASLAGFPTIRLQYSVIGIALGITVLLLILFKVFRKPKMSTMEA; translated from the coding sequence ATGATCAAGCTGATTTTAACTGCTCCTTCTTTATTCATCATCCCATTTACATTTGTCTCTAGTTGGTTAACATCAAAAATACCCAAACGCACAGTTGCTTTGATCGGTTTATTCATTTATGTCATCGCAGGGGTAGGAGCACAGTTCACTAATACGATTGAAATGTTACTAGCTCTTCGATTTGTGTTAGGAGCAGGCGTGGGTTTAGTGATGCCACTTGGGATCACATTAATAAGTGATAATTTTAGAGGTCGTGAGCAAGTGAAAATGATGGGTTATAATTCAGCTTTCAGTAATTTTGGCGGAATCGTAACTATGATGCTAGCAGGTTACTTAGCTGCAATCAGTTGGAGAGCTCCGTTTAATGTGTATTTGATAGGTGTTGTGATTTTCATCATGGTCTTCCTATTCTTGCCGAAAGATACTCCGCTTACACAGGATAAAAGCATACAAAGAAGTAAAATGCCACTGATGGTTTTCGGATACGCAGCAGCTTCTGCAGGTATAATGCTAGTTTACTATTCGGTTGCTACGAATATGGCACTCTACTTGGAGCAAAGCGATATAGGTGGTTCTGCATTGGCGGGAACAGTGATTTCCTTTACAACTGTAGGAGGAATGATTACGAGTCTGACATTGATTCAGCTACAAGATATCCTGAAATCGTATATCATGCCGATCAGTATATTTTTAATGGGTCTTGCATTTACTGGTTTGGCTCTAAGTCATTCTGTCCCACTCATTTTAGCATGCACTTGCATAATTGGTTTTGGACAAGGAATTTTGTTTCCGATGATTAACGTTAAAGCGTTGAGCTTAGTCAATCCTCTACATAGTGACCGTGTAATTGCTATAGTATCCAGTTCGATTTTTATTGGTCAGTTCAGCTCGCCTTTACTATTAGACGGCATTGCAAGTTTAGCAGGCTTTCCCACAATTCGTTTACAATACTCCGTGATAGGTATTGCGCTAGGCATCACGGTGTTACTACTCATTTTATTTAAGGTTTTCAGGAAACCTAAAATGTCGACAATGGAAGCATAA
- a CDS encoding Dps family protein, producing MSKELIQELNKQVSTWSVLYAKLHNYHWYVKGSHFFTLHAKFEELYNEATLHMDEIAERVLTLGGEPTATLTQHLSESVVDEAKGTEKANDMVQTLVDDFDKTMKSLKKGMDLAAKDSDDMTEDMLNAVYQSVEKHQWMLNAFLGETNE from the coding sequence ATGTCTAAGGAATTAATTCAGGAGCTAAACAAACAAGTATCTACATGGTCGGTGTTGTATGCGAAACTTCATAACTATCACTGGTATGTAAAAGGTAGTCATTTCTTCACATTACACGCTAAATTTGAAGAGTTATACAATGAAGCGACATTGCATATGGACGAAATTGCAGAACGCGTACTGACATTAGGCGGCGAGCCGACTGCAACACTGACACAGCATTTGTCTGAATCTGTTGTGGACGAAGCAAAAGGCACAGAAAAAGCGAATGATATGGTGCAAACATTAGTAGATGACTTTGATAAGACAATGAAATCATTGAAAAAAGGTATGGATCTTGCAGCGAAGGATTCCGATGATATGACGGAAGATATGTTGAACGCGGTTTATCAGAGTGTTGAGAAGCATCAGTGGATGTTAAATGCATTCCTAGGCGAAACAAACGAGTAA
- a CDS encoding putative motility protein: MDINSIMSSQLRSLQSTVQMSVMNKALSMETSAMNDMLNGLENQPVAHPTKGASIDIKA; encoded by the coding sequence ATGGATATCAATTCAATTATGTCCAGCCAGTTGAGAAGCTTGCAATCAACCGTTCAAATGAGCGTCATGAACAAAGCCCTTTCAATGGAGACTTCTGCTATGAATGATATGTTGAATGGCCTCGAAAATCAACCGGTCGCGCATCCAACAAAAGGCGCTTCTATTGATATCAAGGCTTGA
- a CDS encoding TetR/AcrR family transcriptional regulator — MKEIRDTRQHELTEAAIVLFGTKGYAATKISDITNKAEQSHGLFYHYFKSKEDLYVKIILELLSVIISTVDQAEEKHESPLKQLEWLTEVTHSGSLRDGVHRHILIMQALYSDHLSQEVKEEIVEKYRFMVERIEQIIIRGQIAGEFIEGDAEELAVYHLSLVNGLLLTNARKISPIKVSADKVLRQLTCHPRQEDDQ; from the coding sequence ATGAAAGAGATTCGCGATACTCGGCAGCATGAATTAACAGAAGCTGCAATCGTATTGTTTGGTACGAAAGGGTATGCAGCAACAAAAATTAGTGATATTACAAACAAAGCCGAACAAAGTCATGGCTTGTTTTATCATTATTTCAAGTCTAAAGAAGATCTGTATGTCAAGATCATTCTGGAGTTACTCTCTGTAATCATCAGTACGGTAGATCAAGCAGAGGAAAAACATGAGAGTCCTTTAAAGCAATTAGAGTGGCTCACAGAAGTAACCCACTCTGGCTCATTAAGAGATGGAGTACACCGCCATATCCTGATCATGCAAGCTTTATATTCTGATCATTTATCACAAGAAGTGAAAGAAGAAATTGTAGAGAAATATCGATTCATGGTCGAACGTATTGAGCAAATTATTATAAGAGGACAAATCGCGGGAGAGTTTATTGAAGGAGATGCAGAGGAATTGGCTGTATATCATTTATCATTAGTAAATGGTTTATTATTAACAAATGCTCGGAAGATTTCACCTATTAAAGTATCAGCTGACAAAGTATTACGCCAACTTACATGTCATCCAAGACAGGAGGATGACCAATGA
- the yidD gene encoding membrane protein insertion efficiency factor YidD — protein MLKKVVIQLIRFYQKFISPLSPPSCRFHPTCSHYGVEAIETHGVLKGSWLAVIRILKCHPFHKGGFDPVPPRKMNKNTLN, from the coding sequence ATGCTAAAGAAAGTAGTAATACAACTGATTCGTTTCTACCAGAAGTTTATTTCTCCCTTATCGCCGCCCTCTTGTCGATTTCATCCGACATGTTCACATTACGGGGTGGAGGCCATTGAGACACATGGAGTACTCAAAGGGAGTTGGCTTGCGGTAATACGAATTTTAAAATGTCATCCATTTCATAAAGGTGGATTTGATCCGGTACCCCCTAGAAAAATGAATAAAAATACACTGAACTAG
- a CDS encoding NAD-dependent malic enzyme yields the protein MAQGQFLRNLIIETPSKPGNLGKVTMAIGQLNGDIGDIQTIKVGTLSTIREIALQCNDQEHLAEIVMAIENLKQGIKVQAVTDDVLQMHEGGKIHMKATHEIRSLADLRRVYTPGVASVCKTIQEDPEQANYFTGISNTVAIVTDGTAILGLGDIGPVAGMPVMEGKAVLFDQFVGISGIPILLDTSDPDEIVETVKHIHQGFGAILLEDIGSPHCFEIEERLKKELPIPVMHDDQHGTAVVALAAALTACKHVGVELGNASVGQIGLGAAGLAISRMFMAYGVAEMKGTDPNPHAKEMLAEYGGTVVETLEEIMETCDVVIATTGVANLIKPEMIRKGQIILALSNPNAEITPEIALEAGAAYAADGRLVNNVLGFPGIFRGALNANAKSITYPMLIAAALAIVDSTKRDDLVPHPLDPNVHINVALAVEKVVYEEQNPEL from the coding sequence ATGGCTCAAGGACAGTTTTTGCGAAACCTAATTATTGAAACCCCTTCTAAACCGGGGAATCTTGGAAAGGTAACTATGGCAATCGGTCAGCTGAATGGAGATATTGGTGACATCCAAACGATTAAAGTAGGAACGCTTTCCACGATCAGAGAAATCGCACTACAATGTAATGATCAGGAGCATTTGGCTGAAATAGTTATGGCGATTGAGAACTTGAAACAAGGTATTAAAGTTCAAGCCGTGACAGATGATGTTCTGCAAATGCATGAGGGTGGAAAAATTCATATGAAAGCCACACATGAAATCCGTTCACTTGCAGATTTACGAAGAGTGTATACACCGGGAGTGGCAAGTGTATGCAAAACTATTCAAGAGGATCCCGAACAGGCAAATTATTTCACAGGTATTTCAAATACAGTAGCCATCGTGACAGATGGTACGGCCATTTTAGGACTTGGAGATATTGGCCCTGTAGCAGGTATGCCTGTCATGGAAGGGAAAGCCGTTTTGTTTGATCAATTTGTTGGTATTAGTGGTATTCCCATTTTACTTGATACGAGTGATCCCGATGAAATCGTAGAAACAGTCAAACATATCCATCAAGGCTTTGGTGCTATTTTATTGGAAGATATCGGGTCTCCGCATTGCTTTGAAATCGAAGAGCGTTTGAAAAAAGAATTACCGATTCCAGTAATGCATGATGATCAGCACGGCACAGCAGTCGTTGCATTGGCAGCAGCGCTCACAGCATGCAAACATGTCGGAGTGGAGCTGGGCAATGCATCAGTGGGCCAAATCGGCCTAGGTGCAGCAGGCTTAGCCATTAGTCGTATGTTTATGGCATATGGTGTAGCAGAAATGAAAGGAACAGACCCTAATCCTCATGCAAAAGAGATGTTAGCAGAATATGGCGGTACTGTTGTTGAAACACTGGAGGAAATCATGGAGACTTGTGATGTAGTGATCGCGACAACTGGCGTAGCTAATCTGATCAAGCCAGAAATGATTCGTAAAGGTCAAATTATCTTGGCATTATCTAATCCAAATGCAGAAATTACGCCAGAAATTGCATTGGAAGCAGGCGCAGCCTATGCAGCTGACGGCCGTTTAGTCAATAACGTGCTGGGTTTCCCCGGAATTTTTCGAGGTGCACTGAATGCCAATGCAAAGTCCATCACGTATCCGATGCTCATCGCTGCGGCTTTGGCGATTGTAGACAGCACAAAGCGTGATGATTTAGTGCCACATCCATTAGATCCAAATGTACACATTAACGTGGCGTTGGCAGTTGAAAAAGTAGTGTATGAAGAACAAAATCCAGAATTATAA
- the pckA gene encoding phosphoenolpyruvate carboxykinase (ATP), whose translation MISAKIDDSLKSLLSGSNVTIQASVAELTERAVARGEAQLSADGAITARTGKYTGRSPKDKFIVEDAVSKDKVDWGSTNSPISEEIFNSLYTKVIDHLKVKDELFVFKGFAGADKDSQLSIQVINELAWQNLFVHQLFIRPTEEELKTHESQFTILAAPSFKADPKVDGTNSETFIIVSLEKRVVLIGGTEYAGEMKKSIFSVMNFLLPEQDILSMHCSANVGEEGDVALFFGLSGTGKTTLSADANRKLIGDDEHGWSDNGVFNIEGGCYAKCINLSAEKEPEIFGAIRFGAVLENVVLDEETRIPDYDDKSLTENTRAAYPIENIDNIVTPSVAGHPKNIIFLTADASGVLPPISILTKEQAMYHFLSGFTSKLAGTERGITAPEPTFSTCFGSPFLPLPAATYAEMLGKKIDEHGSKVFLVNTGWTGGIYGVGSRMNLGYTRSMVRAAIAGKLDNVETKKNEIFGLNMPLEIEGVPSNVLHPRYAWEDPNEYDKEANRLADAFRENFKKFSHVSEDIAIKGGPPVRK comes from the coding sequence ATGATATCTGCAAAAATTGATGATAGTTTAAAAAGTCTTCTTAGTGGAAGCAACGTGACGATCCAAGCGTCTGTGGCGGAATTAACAGAAAGAGCAGTAGCAAGAGGCGAAGCACAACTTTCTGCTGACGGTGCGATCACTGCACGTACAGGTAAATATACAGGACGCTCTCCTAAGGACAAATTCATCGTTGAAGATGCAGTGTCTAAGGACAAAGTAGATTGGGGTAGCACGAACAGTCCAATTTCAGAAGAGATCTTTAATTCATTATACACGAAAGTCATCGATCATTTGAAGGTAAAAGATGAACTCTTCGTATTTAAAGGATTTGCAGGTGCAGATAAAGACTCTCAACTGTCTATCCAAGTGATTAATGAATTAGCTTGGCAAAACTTGTTTGTTCACCAATTATTCATCCGTCCAACTGAAGAAGAATTAAAAACACACGAATCGCAATTCACAATTTTGGCTGCCCCTTCATTCAAAGCGGATCCAAAAGTGGATGGCACAAACTCTGAAACGTTCATCATTGTGTCGCTTGAAAAGCGCGTCGTCTTGATCGGTGGTACAGAATACGCTGGAGAAATGAAAAAGTCTATTTTCTCCGTTATGAACTTTTTGCTTCCTGAGCAAGATATCTTATCTATGCACTGTTCGGCAAACGTTGGAGAAGAAGGCGATGTAGCTCTATTCTTCGGTCTATCTGGAACAGGTAAAACGACACTTTCCGCAGATGCTAACCGTAAACTTATTGGTGACGATGAGCATGGCTGGTCTGATAATGGTGTATTTAACATTGAAGGTGGATGTTACGCAAAATGTATCAACCTTTCTGCTGAAAAAGAACCTGAAATCTTCGGAGCTATTCGTTTTGGCGCAGTTTTAGAAAACGTAGTACTGGATGAGGAAACGCGTATTCCAGATTACGATGATAAATCATTAACAGAAAACACACGTGCTGCGTATCCGATCGAAAACATTGATAATATCGTGACACCATCTGTTGCTGGTCACCCGAAGAACATCATCTTCCTTACAGCTGATGCTTCCGGTGTATTGCCTCCAATCTCGATTCTTACAAAAGAACAGGCTATGTACCACTTCTTGAGCGGTTTCACTTCCAAATTGGCTGGAACTGAGCGTGGAATCACTGCTCCAGAACCAACATTCTCTACTTGCTTCGGTTCACCGTTCTTACCACTTCCTGCAGCAACATATGCAGAGATGCTTGGAAAGAAAATCGATGAGCACGGTTCAAAAGTATTCCTTGTGAATACAGGATGGACTGGCGGAATCTATGGAGTAGGTTCACGTATGAACTTAGGCTACACGCGTTCAATGGTACGTGCAGCAATCGCTGGTAAATTGGACAATGTAGAAACAAAGAAGAACGAAATCTTTGGATTGAACATGCCACTTGAAATCGAAGGTGTACCAAGCAACGTCCTACACCCTCGTTACGCTTGGGAAGATCCGAATGAATACGATAAAGAAGCAAATCGTTTAGCTGATGCTTTCCGTGAGAACTTTAAGAAATTCTCTCACGTTTCAGAAGACATCGCAATTAAAGGCGGACCACCCGTTAGAAAGTAA
- a CDS encoding Fur-regulated basic protein FbpA, whose product METNKKVSESKRDKMIEELVLNGVFKIDGKQLYELPLQSLMQEYEAFGQNDIQM is encoded by the coding sequence ATGGAAACAAACAAAAAGGTAAGTGAATCAAAACGAGACAAAATGATTGAAGAGCTCGTTTTAAATGGGGTATTTAAAATTGATGGAAAACAACTGTACGAATTACCACTTCAATCATTAATGCAAGAATATGAAGCATTCGGACAAAACGACATTCAAATGTAA
- a CDS encoding YitT family protein: MFFIEAKRVAVVILGSLLMALSLNFFLINANVYASGFAGAAQLVSSVLKDHLDITISTGILLLVFNIPVFILGWFKVGKGFTIYSVLSVAFATLFLELLPLRSMSDDIMLNAVFGGVLAGVGVGISLKLGASTGGMDIVAMILSRMQDKPIGVYFLVLNGILIVFAGILYEPENALYTMVALYVTTSVIDMIHTRHEKVTAMIITRKADDLQQAIHRQMVRGITILPAKGAYSKEDKNMLYVVITRYELYDLERIISETDPQAFTNIVQTVGIFGFFRKENEKLA; this comes from the coding sequence ATGTTTTTTATTGAAGCAAAACGTGTGGCGGTTGTTATTTTAGGCTCGCTACTAATGGCTTTATCATTAAATTTCTTTCTTATCAATGCCAATGTCTATGCGAGTGGGTTTGCAGGTGCAGCCCAGTTAGTTTCAAGTGTTTTGAAAGATCATTTGGATATAACAATCAGTACGGGTATTTTATTGCTAGTATTTAACATACCGGTCTTCATTCTCGGTTGGTTTAAGGTAGGAAAAGGTTTCACGATCTACAGTGTGTTATCTGTTGCGTTCGCTACGCTATTCCTCGAATTATTGCCATTGCGCTCTATGTCAGACGACATTATGCTGAATGCGGTATTCGGCGGAGTGCTGGCAGGTGTAGGAGTAGGGATCTCCTTGAAATTAGGGGCATCTACGGGAGGCATGGATATCGTCGCGATGATTCTATCTCGTATGCAAGATAAACCAATCGGTGTCTACTTTTTAGTATTAAACGGGATTCTAATCGTATTTGCAGGTATTTTATATGAACCTGAGAACGCACTCTACACAATGGTCGCGCTATACGTGACAACGTCAGTCATTGACATGATTCATACGCGACATGAAAAAGTCACCGCGATGATCATCACACGAAAAGCAGACGATCTTCAACAGGCGATTCATCGTCAAATGGTGCGAGGGATCACTATATTACCAGCTAAAGGGGCTTACTCAAAAGAAGATAAGAATATGCTGTATGTCGTCATCACGAGATATGAACTATATGATTTAGAACGGATTATCAGCGAAACAGATCCGCAAGCCTTTACTAATATCGTACAAACAGTAGGGATCTTCGGTTTCTTTAGAAAAGAAAATGAGAAGCTAGCCTAG
- a CDS encoding DUF3891 family protein, with product MIVREYEKSFSFVQQHHHARLAEELMKHWKKEMFPDDQWRRSVLTAIRNHDIGWVPFDEQPFWNDAKSAPFQFTDFPLLPKTVLYRQGIDVVENIDIYAAMLCSLHYEKFIQSHNEKEAKLFIEGEQSRRERLCKEVEGFNKELFEKHFALLQLGDNFSLYCCVNDPGVDKANEHIFFRDGIPSPDHFHSLPKGRIGIYFADQHTMKVENYPFSGSFDVEVKQKRVLKKDIENKGLQVAYKEADYEVIPLHISPARK from the coding sequence ATGATTGTACGCGAATACGAGAAGTCATTCAGCTTTGTGCAACAACATCATCATGCACGCCTTGCTGAAGAATTAATGAAGCACTGGAAAAAGGAGATGTTTCCTGATGATCAATGGCGCCGTTCTGTTTTAACTGCCATTAGGAACCATGACATCGGTTGGGTCCCTTTTGACGAACAGCCTTTTTGGAATGATGCAAAGTCTGCACCATTTCAATTCACCGACTTCCCTCTCCTCCCAAAAACAGTCCTTTATCGTCAAGGAATCGATGTTGTCGAAAATATAGATATCTATGCAGCTATGCTTTGTAGTCTTCATTATGAAAAGTTTATACAAAGCCACAACGAGAAAGAAGCAAAGCTATTTATCGAGGGTGAACAGAGTCGTCGAGAACGCTTATGTAAAGAAGTCGAGGGATTCAACAAAGAATTATTTGAAAAGCATTTCGCTTTGCTTCAGCTTGGAGACAATTTCTCCTTGTATTGTTGTGTGAATGATCCAGGTGTCGACAAAGCAAATGAACATATATTTTTTCGAGATGGCATTCCTTCTCCAGATCACTTCCATTCATTACCGAAAGGACGAATTGGAATATACTTCGCAGATCAGCACACGATGAAGGTAGAGAATTATCCATTCAGCGGTTCGTTTGATGTGGAAGTGAAGCAAAAGAGGGTGTTAAAAAAAGATATTGAAAATAAAGGATTACAAGTAGCCTATAAAGAGGCAGACTATGAAGTGATCCCTCTTCATATTTCGCCAGCAAGGAAATAA
- a CDS encoding alpha/beta hydrolase family protein: MMEQTDGQIIRRKDYPSPNPHVTLEEITYSSDGLHVKGLLATPKAIGRYDGLLYLRGGIQHVGMVRPARIAQFASHGLVVFAPYYRGNRGGEGKDEFAGEDRNDAVVGVEVLKQQRAVNSDRIHLFSFSRGGIMALWTAIMRDDLTSMVTWAGVSDVVFTYKERQDMRRMMKRVIGGTPNNQPDAYRERTALFRMEEIDIPTLIIHGTLDTNVSFEQALLLENALRDENKEFETWYLEGYTHYIPPEMNRQLVKDAVDWMKRH; the protein is encoded by the coding sequence ATGATGGAACAAACTGATGGTCAAATCATTCGAAGAAAAGACTATCCTTCCCCAAACCCACATGTGACATTAGAAGAGATCACCTATAGTTCTGATGGCTTGCATGTAAAAGGGTTACTCGCAACGCCAAAAGCAATAGGGCGGTATGATGGCTTGCTTTATTTACGTGGGGGCATACAACATGTGGGAATGGTAAGACCAGCCCGAATTGCACAATTTGCGTCCCATGGGCTTGTCGTCTTCGCTCCTTACTATCGCGGAAATCGCGGTGGTGAAGGGAAAGATGAATTTGCCGGAGAAGATCGCAATGATGCAGTAGTAGGAGTAGAAGTACTGAAACAGCAACGTGCTGTCAACTCGGATCGCATTCATCTATTTTCTTTCTCAAGAGGTGGAATCATGGCATTATGGACAGCTATTATGCGCGATGATTTAACTTCCATGGTGACATGGGCAGGAGTCTCAGACGTGGTATTCACCTACAAAGAGCGGCAGGACATGCGCCGGATGATGAAGCGTGTCATTGGTGGCACGCCGAATAATCAACCAGATGCATATCGCGAGAGGACAGCATTGTTTCGAATGGAAGAGATCGATATTCCGACACTGATTATCCATGGGACTCTTGATACGAACGTGTCTTTTGAACAGGCTTTATTGCTGGAAAATGCATTGCGTGATGAGAATAAAGAATTTGAAACTTGGTACTTGGAAGGCTATACACACTATATTCCTCCTGAAATGAACCGACAACTTGTGAAAGACGCAGTGGATTGGATGAAGAGGCATTGA